Genomic window (Candidatus Saccharimonadales bacterium):
CTATTCATCTCTGCTAGAATGCAGGTATGGGGATTGAGATTTATACGGATGGTGGCGCGCGGGGAAATCCCGGTTCGGCCGCGGCCGGAGTGGTGATAGTGACAGAAAAGACCGAGTATCAATCCGGTTACTACCTGGGCGAAAGAACCAACAACCAGGCCGAGTATCTGGCGTTGATCCTGGCCCTCGAGCAACTCAATCAACTTGAAGATGCTAAACAGATCAACCACCAAGACCTGACTACACTCAATGTTTACTTAGACTCCGAGCTCGTCGTCAAACAGCTCAACCACGAATACAAAGTCAAAGATCCTGATCTACAAAAGCTCAATCAACAAGTTCAAGCTTTAGCCAAGGCTTTCTCTATGATAAAATTCAAACACATACCCAGAGAAGAGAACCGGCGGGCCGACGCGATCGTCAACCAGGTTCTCGACCTACAAATAGGGCTATAGCAAGTCTAAAACAAAATGACGGTTTCAAAAATTTCGCCGTCTACAATTTGTGCAGTGAGCAACGATCATTGATCAATAATAATTATAAGAACGGTTTGCGAACCAACAATTTTGTAGACAAGAAATTTACCGACATTTTGTTTTGAGTCCAATATTTTTAACTATGGAGCTTAAAGAACTTGTCCAACTACTCAAAACTCACTCGTCCGTGGTCATCGGTTTTGGCCTGGCGGTTGGATTGCTCGCCGGACTGGCCGTGCGATCTTACTCGCCGCACTTTGTCGCCAGTTTTAACTTGCATGTCTCGAAAAGCCCCGAAGTCTCGGTTGATAACTATAACTACGATGGCTTTTACGCCCAGCAGGTAGCCGAAGGCTACATCGACACCGTCGTCGGACTGCTCGAGAGCCGGGAGCTATTGGT
Coding sequences:
- a CDS encoding ribonuclease HI family protein, whose product is MGIEIYTDGGARGNPGSAAAGVVIVTEKTEYQSGYYLGERTNNQAEYLALILALEQLNQLEDAKQINHQDLTTLNVYLDSELVVKQLNHEYKVKDPDLQKLNQQVQALAKAFSMIKFKHIPREENRRADAIVNQVLDLQIGL